A genome region from Streptomyces sp. S4.7 includes the following:
- a CDS encoding ABC transporter permease yields MFFTYLRRELRRRRKAALVVASGLALGIALVIVVDSVSSGMRDAQGKVLESLYGLGTDMTVTKAAPPASEGGRERPRFNFDAQDGDEEQSSDIVMPQGFETLASSTVDEVADQSGVATAVGGLSLSVVKVDGEFRPGRLQPGEDSANGGGGGIGGPQGEVRGGGAEFDVNSYTVYGTDTTRQDLGPLTSSRITDGRTFKTAETDAEVAVADAAYAKEKKYKVGSEVTVKGTKFEIVGIATPDSGDAAANLYIPLKQAQTLSDSKDKVTTVYVQADDSQQIGAVKSAIRKNVPGTTVTTSADLADTVSGSLTTASDLATNVGKWLSVAVLVAAFVVAGLLTVSAVSRRVQEFGTLKALGWKSGRVTRQVVGEAMVNGLVGGALGIAVGVAGAYALTAVSPSLTAQLGAAAGGPGGGPAGGLLRAGGPGAQSADKAIEIALTAPVSASTIALAVGLAVTGGLIAGAFGGWRASRLRPADALRRVE; encoded by the coding sequence ATGTTCTTCACCTACCTCCGGCGCGAACTGCGCCGCCGCCGAAAGGCCGCGCTCGTCGTCGCCTCGGGGCTCGCTCTCGGTATCGCGCTGGTCATCGTCGTCGACTCCGTCTCCTCGGGCATGCGGGACGCCCAGGGAAAGGTCCTGGAGTCGCTGTACGGACTCGGCACGGACATGACCGTCACCAAGGCCGCCCCGCCCGCCTCGGAGGGCGGCCGGGAGAGACCCCGCTTCAACTTCGACGCGCAGGACGGTGACGAGGAGCAGAGCAGCGACATCGTCATGCCGCAGGGCTTCGAGACCCTCGCGTCGAGCACCGTCGACGAGGTCGCCGACCAGTCCGGTGTGGCCACCGCCGTGGGCGGCCTCAGCCTCTCGGTCGTCAAGGTCGACGGGGAGTTCAGGCCCGGCAGGCTCCAGCCGGGGGAGGACAGCGCGAACGGCGGCGGCGGCGGCATCGGTGGTCCGCAGGGTGAAGTACGGGGCGGGGGAGCCGAGTTCGACGTCAACTCCTACACGGTCTACGGCACCGACACCACCCGTCAGGACCTCGGCCCGCTGACCTCCTCCAGGATCACCGACGGCCGTACCTTCAAGACGGCCGAGACCGACGCCGAGGTGGCCGTCGCCGACGCCGCCTACGCGAAGGAGAAGAAGTACAAGGTCGGCAGTGAAGTCACCGTCAAGGGGACGAAGTTCGAGATCGTCGGCATAGCGACCCCCGACAGCGGCGACGCGGCGGCCAATCTGTACATCCCGCTGAAGCAGGCGCAGACCCTGTCCGACTCCAAGGACAAGGTCACCACGGTCTACGTCCAGGCCGACGACTCCCAGCAGATCGGGGCCGTCAAGTCGGCCATCCGGAAGAACGTCCCGGGCACCACCGTCACCACCTCCGCCGACCTCGCCGACACGGTCTCCGGCTCCCTCACCACGGCGTCCGACCTCGCCACCAACGTCGGCAAGTGGCTGTCCGTCGCCGTTCTCGTCGCCGCGTTCGTCGTCGCCGGACTGCTCACCGTGTCGGCCGTCAGCCGCCGCGTACAGGAGTTCGGCACGCTCAAGGCCCTCGGCTGGAAGAGCGGGCGCGTCACCCGGCAGGTCGTCGGCGAGGCGATGGTCAACGGGCTGGTCGGCGGTGCGCTCGGCATCGCCGTCGGCGTGGCCGGCGCCTACGCGCTGACCGCCGTCAGCCCCTCCCTGACCGCCCAGCTCGGCGCCGCGGCCGGCGGCCCCGGCGGCGGTCCGGCCGGCGGTCTCCTCCGAGCGGGCGGCCCCGGCGCGCAGAGCGCCGACAAGGCCATCGAGATCGCGCTCACCGCGCCCGTCTCCGCCTCGACGATCGCCCTGGCGGTCGGCCTCGCGGTGACGGGCGGACTGATCGCCGGCGCCTTCGGCGGCTGGCGCGCCTCCCGCCTCCGGCCGGCCGACGCGCTGCGCCGCGTCGAGTAG
- a CDS encoding ABC transporter ATP-binding protein, with amino-acid sequence MYELSGVTKQYRRGKDTVHALAGVDLTIGEGDRLVIKGPTGGGKSTLLQMLGGLDRPTAGSVRLDGTDLARLGEAKLTGLRGRSIGFVFQSFNLIPTLSAQENVETALVPLGTKAGERRDRAAEALRSVGLGERLNHVPSEMSGGQQQRVAIARALVKQPKVLLADEPTGNLDESMRDEIMDLLEGLWKEHGLTFVMVTHDSAIARRATRLATIRNGKITITERSK; translated from the coding sequence ATGTATGAACTCAGCGGCGTCACCAAGCAGTACCGCAGAGGCAAGGACACCGTCCACGCGCTCGCCGGGGTCGATCTGACCATCGGCGAGGGCGACCGGCTCGTCATCAAGGGCCCCACCGGCGGTGGCAAGTCCACCCTCCTCCAGATGCTCGGCGGCCTCGACCGGCCCACCGCGGGCAGCGTCAGGCTCGACGGCACCGACCTCGCCCGGCTCGGCGAGGCTAAACTCACCGGCCTACGCGGCCGGTCCATCGGCTTCGTCTTCCAGAGCTTCAACCTCATCCCCACCCTGTCCGCCCAGGAGAACGTCGAGACGGCGCTCGTACCGCTGGGCACCAAGGCCGGGGAACGCCGCGACCGCGCGGCCGAGGCCCTGCGCTCCGTCGGGCTGGGGGAGCGCCTCAACCATGTGCCCTCCGAGATGTCCGGCGGGCAGCAGCAGCGCGTCGCCATCGCGCGGGCGCTCGTCAAACAGCCGAAGGTGCTGCTGGCCGACGAACCCACCGGCAATCTCGACGAGTCCATGCGTGACGAGATCATGGACCTCCTCGAAGGGCTCTGGAAGGAGCACGGGCTGACCTTCGTGATGGTCACCCACGACAGCGCCATCGCCCGCCGCGCGACCCGCCTCGCCACCATCAGGAACGGGAAGATCACCATCACCGAACGCTCGAAGTAG
- a CDS encoding MFS transporter, giving the protein MRFSSPSTRLLTRLPLAGNYPAAVALALLALSPYLILTTATSLAEPQIMGGIGATAYELQLSSGMSNAAYAFGAVACADLVQRFARRRVYLICECGFVLSSVLALSAQNIGMFATGVVLQGLSTGMLLVAALPPLIIGHPIDKLRTTAAVVSLGLFGMVAFGPLVGGLVGSLGGWRPLFAGIGTLALIGLVIGSLTFEGNDPPDRRARFDWTAIPLAFGTTALPFFGVSWLTRGDFSDAEFYVPVVVGLVCGVFLVGGHYRKARPLMPVRPISDTLPVVGTLNAMLVGACFTTLLELIEVYLTRMADYSPLRIGALVTPQILGVLIAALLFRRLMSTRWTPYLALCGTISVAVGAAVLLATSTSSATVTVPIASFFLGFGAGAGVTPGLFLAGFSVPAAQIGPTFALVELLRSEAAFLIGPVLLHFALVQGLADGFHQAVGITLGITVIGTLSLVTLYAPGGARPEAPDLVSWHAGTSTGYHSPALLAAVRNR; this is encoded by the coding sequence TTGCGCTTCAGCTCACCTTCGACCCGTCTGCTCACCCGGCTTCCACTGGCCGGCAACTACCCGGCGGCCGTCGCCCTCGCGCTGCTCGCGCTGAGCCCGTACCTGATCCTCACCACCGCCACCTCCCTCGCGGAGCCGCAGATCATGGGGGGCATCGGCGCCACGGCGTACGAGCTCCAGCTCAGCAGCGGCATGTCGAACGCGGCGTACGCCTTCGGCGCCGTGGCCTGCGCCGACCTCGTGCAGCGGTTCGCACGGCGCCGGGTCTATCTCATCTGCGAATGCGGGTTCGTGCTGAGTTCGGTGCTGGCCCTCAGCGCGCAGAACATCGGCATGTTCGCGACCGGAGTGGTGCTCCAAGGACTCTCCACCGGCATGCTGCTGGTCGCGGCGCTGCCCCCGCTGATCATCGGCCACCCCATCGACAAGCTCCGGACCACCGCCGCGGTCGTCAGCCTCGGCCTCTTCGGCATGGTGGCGTTCGGGCCTCTGGTGGGCGGGCTCGTCGGCTCGCTCGGCGGCTGGCGGCCCCTGTTCGCGGGCATCGGCACCCTGGCGCTGATCGGACTGGTGATCGGCTCCCTGACCTTCGAGGGCAACGATCCGCCGGACCGCCGGGCGAGGTTCGACTGGACCGCGATCCCGCTCGCCTTCGGCACCACGGCGCTGCCGTTCTTCGGCGTCTCGTGGCTGACGCGCGGCGACTTCAGCGATGCCGAGTTCTATGTGCCGGTCGTCGTGGGGCTGGTCTGCGGGGTCTTTCTGGTGGGCGGCCACTACCGCAAGGCCCGACCGCTGATGCCGGTGCGTCCCATCAGCGACACCCTGCCGGTCGTCGGCACGCTCAACGCGATGCTCGTCGGGGCGTGCTTCACCACCCTGCTGGAGCTCATCGAGGTCTATCTGACCAGGATGGCGGACTACTCCCCGCTGCGGATCGGGGCGCTCGTCACTCCCCAGATCCTCGGCGTCCTCATCGCGGCCCTGCTGTTCCGCCGGCTGATGTCGACCCGCTGGACGCCGTATCTGGCCCTGTGCGGCACCATCAGCGTGGCCGTCGGGGCCGCCGTCCTGCTCGCCACCTCCACGTCGAGCGCGACGGTGACCGTCCCCATCGCCTCGTTCTTCCTCGGCTTCGGCGCGGGCGCCGGCGTCACGCCCGGACTCTTCCTGGCCGGCTTCTCCGTCCCCGCCGCGCAGATCGGCCCCACCTTCGCCCTGGTGGAACTGCTGCGCTCGGAGGCGGCGTTCCTCATCGGTCCGGTCCTGCTGCACTTCGCGCTCGTCCAGGGTCTCGCCGACGGGTTCCACCAGGCGGTGGGGATCACGCTGGGAATCACCGTCATCGGCACCCTGAGCCTGGTGACCCTGTACGCCCCGGGCGGCGCCCGCCCGGAGGCACCGGACCTGGTGTCCTGGCACGCGGGTACGTCGACGGGCTACCACTCACCGGCCCTGCTGGCGGCGGTCCGTAACCGCTGA
- a CDS encoding DUF2252 domain-containing protein — MSKRGRNPGTAARRQAPYLSPRERAEQGRAARKSAPRRSHAGFDPGDRPDPVSVVEAQSQTRVPDLVPIRYGRMTESPFRFYRGAAAIMAGDLAGTPDTGLTAQLCGDAHLMNFRLLGSPERRLVFDINDFDETLPGPWEWDVKRLAASLVIAARENGFSAGDRATIVGTAVRSYRERMRLFAGMGNLDVWYTRADMADLQPLADRQLRAKGRKRLSATMAKARTRDSLQAFEKLTRVQDGERRFTPDPPLVVPVDELLGGVRRDSFVTELHELVERYGRSLSTERRHLLRQYRVVDIARKVVGVGSVGTRCWILLLLGKDDTDPLILQAKEADRSVLAEHAGRSEYRNQGQRVVAGQRLMQSVGDVFLGWDRVRGLSGHQRDFYVRQLHDWKGVLVPQEMVPNGMRVFGELCGATLARAHARSGDRIAIAAYLGGGSAFDDALIEFAEAYADQNERDHAALVAAVKSGRVRATAG, encoded by the coding sequence ATGAGCAAGCGAGGCCGGAACCCCGGAACGGCCGCGCGGCGGCAGGCCCCGTACCTGTCCCCCCGCGAGCGCGCGGAGCAGGGGAGGGCCGCGCGCAAGAGCGCGCCGAGGAGGAGCCACGCGGGGTTCGACCCCGGCGACCGGCCCGATCCGGTGTCGGTCGTGGAGGCGCAGTCGCAGACGCGGGTGCCCGATCTGGTGCCCATCCGGTACGGGCGGATGACGGAGTCGCCCTTCCGCTTCTACCGCGGCGCCGCCGCGATCATGGCGGGCGATCTGGCCGGCACCCCCGACACGGGCCTCACCGCGCAGCTCTGCGGGGACGCGCATCTGATGAACTTCCGGCTGCTCGGGTCGCCCGAACGACGGCTGGTGTTCGACATCAACGACTTCGACGAGACGCTGCCGGGACCGTGGGAGTGGGACGTCAAACGGCTGGCCGCGAGCCTGGTGATCGCCGCGCGGGAGAACGGGTTCTCCGCCGGGGACAGGGCGACGATCGTGGGGACGGCCGTACGGTCCTACCGCGAGCGGATGCGCCTGTTCGCCGGGATGGGCAACCTCGACGTCTGGTACACACGCGCCGACATGGCGGACCTCCAGCCGCTGGCCGACCGGCAGCTCAGGGCGAAGGGCCGGAAGCGGCTGTCGGCGACGATGGCGAAGGCGCGCACCCGCGACAGTCTCCAGGCGTTCGAGAAGCTGACGCGAGTACAGGACGGGGAGCGCCGGTTCACTCCCGATCCGCCGCTGGTCGTGCCGGTGGACGAGCTGCTGGGGGGCGTGCGGCGCGACTCGTTCGTCACCGAACTCCACGAGCTGGTCGAGCGGTACGGCCGGAGCCTGTCCACCGAGCGCAGACACCTGCTCCGGCAGTACCGGGTGGTCGACATCGCCCGCAAGGTGGTCGGCGTGGGCAGCGTGGGGACACGCTGCTGGATCCTGCTCCTGCTGGGCAAGGACGACACGGATCCGCTGATCCTCCAGGCGAAGGAGGCGGACCGCTCCGTGCTCGCCGAGCACGCGGGCCGCAGCGAGTACCGCAACCAGGGGCAGCGCGTCGTCGCCGGTCAGCGGCTCATGCAGTCGGTGGGCGACGTGTTCCTGGGATGGGACCGGGTGCGGGGGCTGAGCGGACACCAACGGGACTTCTACGTGCGGCAGTTGCACGACTGGAAGGGCGTCCTGGTGCCGCAGGAGATGGTGCCCAACGGGATGCGGGTGTTCGGCGAACTGTGCGGCGCCACCCTAGCCCGCGCGCACGCCCGCTCGGGCGACCGGATCGCCATCGCCGCCTATCTGGGCGGCGGCTCCGCGTTCGACGACGCGCTGATCGAGTTCGCGGAGGCGTACGCCGACCAGAACGAGCGCGACCACGCCGCGCTGGTGGCCGCGGTGAAGTCGGGGCGGGTGCGGGCGACGGCGGGGTGA